The following coding sequences are from one Acidobacteriota bacterium window:
- a CDS encoding ABC transporter ATP-binding protein, translated as MIRLEAITACAAPGRTALRDVDLCVTEGERLVVLGANGSGKTTLLRLLDGLLFPSAGRYCYDGVEVTAAGLRRSPFARRFRSEVVLAFQNPEAMLFHPSVFDEIAFAPRQRRRSEQEVRETVERWASVTGVTDLLERSPWELSAGEQQKVCLAAILAVGPRLLLLDEPTASLDPRSTGWLVDFLDELGLTTVIATHSLSLAPELGNRALVLGEDHRLLWDGPTEELLGDAKLLVRANLAHSHRHRHGGRTHRHFHIHDWS; from the coding sequence ATGATCCGACTTGAAGCGATCACCGCCTGCGCCGCGCCGGGGCGGACGGCGCTGCGGGACGTCGACCTTTGCGTCACGGAAGGAGAGCGGCTGGTGGTGCTGGGGGCCAACGGCAGCGGCAAGACCACCCTCCTGCGCCTGCTCGACGGCCTGCTCTTTCCCTCCGCGGGCCGCTACTGCTACGACGGCGTGGAGGTCACGGCCGCGGGGCTGCGACGCAGCCCCTTCGCCCGCCGCTTTCGTTCCGAGGTGGTGCTCGCCTTCCAGAACCCCGAGGCGATGCTCTTCCACCCCTCTGTCTTCGACGAGATCGCCTTCGCGCCCCGCCAGCGACGCCGGTCCGAGCAGGAAGTCCGCGAAACCGTCGAACGCTGGGCCTCGGTCACCGGCGTGACCGACCTCCTCGAACGCTCACCCTGGGAGTTGTCCGCCGGCGAGCAGCAAAAGGTCTGCCTGGCGGCGATCCTCGCCGTCGGGCCCCGGTTGCTGCTGCTCGACGAGCCGACGGCCAGCCTCGACCCCCGCTCGACGGGATGGCTGGTGGATTTCCTCGACGAACTGGGCCTGACCACGGTGATCGCCACCCACTCCCTGAGCCTGGCCCCGGAACTCGGCAACCGGGCCCTCGTGCTGGGAGAGGACCACCGGTTGCTCTGGGACGGGCCTACCGAAGAGCTGCTGGGCGACGCGAAATTGCTGGTGCGAGCCAACCTGGCCCACAGTCACCGCCACCGTCACGGCGGCCGGACCCACCGCCACTTCCACATCCATGACTGGAGCTAG
- a CDS encoding ABC transporter permease has translation MKPRLLFALWALAVVGATLIHDPWLLAAAAAGALLAAGRRAPRVLARAALAVGPVVLAVGGGWWIARRLAGGSPWPVITLVAVRVLLIAVLTQVWLLRVDPLRAVAFSPTLTFLLTAAWSQWLVLRRLHGEMRAALTSRLLRPAGRTLLWRHAAAQAATVLERSLARAEQTTDAMRSRGFFDDPT, from the coding sequence GTGAAGCCACGCCTGCTGTTCGCCCTGTGGGCCCTGGCGGTAGTGGGCGCCACGCTGATCCACGACCCGTGGCTGCTGGCCGCCGCCGCCGCCGGAGCCCTGCTCGCGGCGGGGCGTCGCGCCCCGCGGGTGCTGGCGCGAGCGGCGCTCGCGGTGGGCCCCGTGGTGCTGGCGGTGGGCGGCGGCTGGTGGATCGCCCGGCGCCTCGCCGGCGGCAGCCCCTGGCCTGTGATCACCCTCGTGGCCGTGCGGGTGCTGCTGATCGCCGTGCTGACCCAGGTTTGGCTCCTGCGGGTCGACCCCCTGCGCGCGGTGGCCTTCTCCCCTACCCTGACCTTCCTGCTCACCGCCGCCTGGTCCCAGTGGCTGGTGCTGCGACGGCTGCACGGCGAGATGCGGGCCGCGCTGACCTCGCGGCTGCTTCGACCCGCCGGAAGGACCCTGCTCTGGCGCCACGCCGCGGCCCAGGCCGCCACCGTGCTCGAGCGCTCCCTGGCCCGGGCCGAGCAGACCACCGACGCCATGCGCTCGCGAGGATTCTTCGATGATCCGACTTGA
- a CDS encoding energy-coupling factor ABC transporter permease, whose amino-acid sequence MHVPDGFLAPRFYLPLWATLLPAWGVALRRLRRRLDERTLPRLAAATAVAFALSSIALPLPGGTSVHASGVGLLATVFGPAATFVSLSLVFLIQALVLGQGGITALPLGALALGLVGGSVATGLHRLLGRRLPRTALFLAGAGGTLAAAGVVAVALGIQPALAHRPDGTPLFFPFGLEVTLPAMLLPHLVVGAAEGVLTVLAWRAFQERAPGALP is encoded by the coding sequence GTGCACGTCCCCGACGGCTTTCTCGCGCCGCGCTTCTACCTGCCCCTGTGGGCGACGCTGCTGCCCGCGTGGGGCGTTGCCCTGCGCAGACTGCGACGGCGGCTGGACGAACGCACCCTGCCTCGCCTCGCCGCCGCCACCGCCGTGGCCTTCGCCCTGTCTTCCATCGCCCTTCCCCTGCCCGGGGGTACCAGTGTCCACGCCAGCGGCGTGGGTTTGCTGGCCACGGTCTTCGGCCCCGCGGCGACGTTCGTCAGTCTTTCCCTGGTCTTCCTGATCCAGGCCCTGGTGCTCGGCCAGGGGGGCATCACCGCCCTCCCCCTCGGAGCGCTGGCGCTGGGACTGGTGGGGGGGTCGGTGGCCACGGGACTTCACCGGCTGCTCGGCCGCCGTCTGCCCCGCACGGCCCTCTTTCTCGCCGGCGCCGGCGGCACCCTCGCCGCCGCCGGGGTGGTGGCCGTGGCCCTGGGCATCCAACCCGCCCTGGCCCATCGCCCCGACGGTACGCCCCTGTTCTTCCCCTTCGGCCTGGAGGTCACCCTTCCCGCCATGCTGCTGCCGCACCTGGTGGTGGGGGCCGCGGAAGGTGTGCTGACGGTGCTGGCCTGGCGCGCGTTCCAGGAGCGCGCGCCTGGAGCGTTGCCGTGA
- a CDS encoding sulfotransferase — MVQTAPDAVVAPLPLPSAPAALRDLQRALDDLRRDRLGGAIRRLERLHRKHPSEPAPAYFLALVRLRAGDDEGAVSPLEAAAAAAPASGEVQELLGHLRRRRGETAAAAEAYARALAVDPARHGAAHGLGVCHLRSGGEARAVEPLERAVALRPGEPRYLRDLGTALIFAGRPEQAVEAFQQVPEGELGAAGLANLGWAYELLGEDEQAWRCYDEALARDERVTAPYYKLARRGRYDDAEHLELLLDRFAGDAAACVDLHFALGEILHRRGEARRAFEHFRRGNRLAGVRHDRRARSLITLAPTLFAGREFFAERRWSDDGEGRVFIVGMPRLGTSLVEQILAAHRRVHALGENLFFGEVALSMGGREGIERAYPFGLLDLDAAVARQIAREYEQTLPAGLPSGTLTTDKAPANYVFLPLIALCFPRAKVIDLRRDPRDVALSLYFTHFRGGSCTFSYDLDDLAACLIDHHHAMEHWQAHLPVEMLELHYEELVHDPEGQSRRLLDFVGLDWDPACLDFHRRSGPCLTASHAQVRRPVYTSSIGRHRPYADLLQPLIDRLEQAGLAVGSHARVNSLGGGC; from the coding sequence ATGGTTCAGACAGCGCCGGATGCCGTCGTGGCCCCCCTTCCCTTGCCGTCGGCGCCCGCGGCGCTCCGGGACCTGCAGCGGGCCCTCGACGACCTGCGTCGGGATCGTCTCGGGGGGGCGATCCGGCGCCTCGAGCGCCTCCACCGGAAGCATCCTTCGGAGCCGGCGCCGGCCTACTTTCTGGCCCTGGTGCGCCTGAGGGCGGGGGACGACGAGGGCGCCGTATCGCCCCTCGAAGCCGCCGCGGCGGCCGCACCGGCGAGCGGAGAGGTGCAGGAGTTGCTCGGCCACCTGCGCCGCCGCCGGGGGGAGACCGCTGCGGCCGCCGAGGCCTACGCCCGCGCCCTTGCGGTGGATCCGGCGCGCCACGGCGCCGCCCACGGACTGGGGGTCTGCCACCTTCGCAGCGGGGGCGAGGCCCGCGCCGTCGAGCCCCTCGAGCGGGCGGTGGCCCTGCGCCCGGGCGAGCCCCGTTACCTGCGGGACCTGGGTACGGCACTGATCTTCGCCGGTCGTCCCGAGCAGGCGGTCGAGGCCTTCCAGCAGGTTCCGGAAGGGGAACTGGGTGCCGCCGGTCTGGCCAACCTGGGCTGGGCCTACGAGCTGTTGGGAGAGGATGAGCAGGCGTGGCGCTGCTACGACGAGGCCCTGGCCCGGGACGAGCGGGTCACCGCGCCCTACTACAAGCTGGCCCGGCGAGGGCGATACGACGATGCCGAGCACCTCGAGCTGCTCCTCGATCGTTTTGCCGGCGACGCCGCCGCCTGCGTCGATCTGCACTTCGCCCTGGGAGAAATCCTCCACCGCCGGGGCGAGGCGCGGCGGGCCTTCGAGCACTTCCGCCGGGGCAACCGCCTGGCCGGTGTGCGCCACGATCGGCGCGCTCGTTCGCTGATCACCCTGGCGCCCACCCTGTTCGCGGGTCGCGAATTCTTCGCCGAGCGCCGATGGTCCGACGACGGCGAGGGACGGGTGTTCATCGTCGGCATGCCCCGTTTGGGCACGTCCCTGGTCGAGCAGATCCTCGCCGCCCACCGGCGGGTGCACGCCCTCGGGGAAAACCTCTTCTTCGGAGAGGTCGCGCTGTCGATGGGGGGCCGGGAGGGCATCGAACGCGCCTACCCCTTCGGCCTGCTCGACCTGGATGCGGCGGTCGCCCGACAGATCGCCCGGGAGTACGAGCAGACCCTGCCCGCCGGTCTGCCGTCGGGCACCCTGACCACCGACAAGGCGCCGGCGAACTATGTGTTCCTGCCGCTGATCGCCCTGTGCTTCCCTCGCGCGAAGGTGATCGACCTGCGCCGGGATCCGCGGGACGTGGCGCTCTCGCTCTACTTCACCCACTTCCGTGGAGGAAGCTGCACCTTTTCCTACGACCTGGACGACCTGGCCGCGTGCCTGATCGACCACCACCACGCGATGGAGCACTGGCAGGCCCACCTGCCGGTCGAGATGCTGGAGCTGCACTACGAAGAGCTGGTCCACGACCCCGAGGGCCAATCCCGCCGCCTGCTCGACTTCGTCGGTCTCGACTGGGATCCCGCCTGCCTCGACTTCCACCGCCGCTCCGGCCCCTGTCTGACCGCCAGCCACGCCCAGGTCCGCCGTCCCGTCTACACCTCGTCCATCGGCCGGCACCGCCCCTACGCCGACCTGCTCCAGCCCCTGATCGACCGCCTCGAGCAAGCCGGTCTCGCCGTCGGATCCCATGCCCGTGTCAACTCGCTTGGGGGCGGTTGTTGA
- a CDS encoding RnfABCDGE type electron transport complex subunit B: MFTWVVISLAAGTMLLLAIAMSFVLGWANQAFHVEVDPKIIQVNDVLPGANCGGCGYVGCSEYAEAVVLGGESVTKCPVGGASCAEAIAGVMGVSVEQSWPYKAVIHCGAHFDQRKGRMDYIGEQTCSAANVISGIQGCTYGCLGFGDCVEACNFDAMLLDRGLPEVIYDKCTGCGACAEACPRNIITMVPFKAERIMVVACCNKDFGGEVKAVCEVGCIGCKACTKVSDLLEMDGNLPVLNYDVYDPEATDFSDALHKCPMDSLLFVGTPTEADKQAVAEEELPERVEADFKTTADEAEWRG, from the coding sequence ATGTTCACCTGGGTCGTCATTTCCCTCGCCGCGGGCACCATGCTGCTGCTCGCCATCGCCATGTCCTTCGTCCTCGGCTGGGCCAACCAGGCCTTCCACGTCGAGGTCGATCCGAAGATCATCCAGGTCAACGACGTGCTGCCGGGAGCCAACTGCGGCGGTTGCGGCTACGTGGGCTGCAGCGAGTACGCCGAGGCGGTGGTGCTGGGCGGCGAGTCGGTGACCAAGTGCCCGGTGGGCGGCGCGAGCTGCGCGGAGGCCATCGCCGGGGTGATGGGCGTCAGTGTCGAGCAGAGCTGGCCCTACAAGGCCGTGATCCACTGCGGCGCCCACTTCGACCAGCGCAAGGGCAGGATGGACTACATCGGCGAGCAGACCTGCTCGGCGGCCAACGTAATCTCGGGCATCCAGGGCTGCACCTATGGCTGCCTGGGCTTCGGCGATTGCGTGGAGGCCTGCAACTTCGACGCGATGCTGCTCGACCGCGGCCTGCCCGAAGTGATCTACGACAAGTGCACCGGCTGCGGCGCCTGCGCGGAGGCCTGCCCGCGGAACATCATCACCATGGTCCCCTTCAAGGCCGAGCGCATCATGGTGGTGGCCTGCTGCAACAAGGACTTCGGCGGCGAGGTCAAGGCCGTCTGCGAAGTGGGCTGCATCGGCTGCAAGGCCTGCACCAAGGTCAGCGACCTGCTCGAGATGGACGGCAACCTGCCGGTGCTCAACTACGACGTCTACGACCCCGAGGCGACCGACTTCAGCGACGCCCTGCACAAGTGCCCGATGGACTCCCTGCTCTTCGTCGGTACCCCCACCGAGGCGGACAAGCAGGCCGTGGCCGAAGAAGAACTCCCCGAGCGCGTGGAGGCCGACTTCAAGACCACCGCCGACGAGGCGGAGTGGAGGGGCTGA
- a CDS encoding Rnf-Nqr domain containing protein, with translation MLEHIGELALIGLSAILIKNFVLYYFVGICPFLGVSRKVSTAFGMGCAVTFVISIAATLSWIFTTFVLRPGAPLSTWVWRMAGGDPETVVDLSILSYIVYIFVIASSVQFVEMYVRKFFPPLYKQFGVFLPLITTNCAILFACLEILKHVSGVDDASRWGLDSALVLAAGGGIGFTLAISIMAGIREELDECDVPKPLQGAGIALLVAGILAMAFMGFTGVDRGLANLLFSSGA, from the coding sequence ATGCTCGAGCATATCGGCGAGTTGGCCCTCATCGGCCTGAGCGCGATCCTGATCAAGAACTTCGTGCTCTACTACTTCGTCGGGATCTGCCCCTTCCTCGGCGTCTCGCGCAAGGTCTCCACGGCTTTCGGCATGGGCTGCGCGGTGACCTTCGTGATCTCCATCGCCGCCACCCTGAGCTGGATCTTCACCACCTTCGTCCTGCGCCCCGGCGCGCCCCTGAGCACCTGGGTCTGGCGGATGGCGGGTGGAGACCCCGAGACGGTGGTGGACCTGAGCATTCTCAGCTACATCGTCTACATCTTCGTCATCGCCTCGTCGGTGCAGTTCGTCGAGATGTATGTGCGCAAGTTTTTCCCGCCGCTCTACAAGCAGTTCGGCGTCTTCCTGCCCCTGATCACCACCAACTGCGCGATCCTCTTCGCCTGCCTCGAGATCCTCAAGCACGTCAGCGGCGTCGACGACGCCTCCCGTTGGGGCCTCGACAGCGCCCTGGTGCTGGCCGCCGGCGGCGGAATCGGCTTCACGCTGGCCATCAGCATCATGGCCGGCATTCGTGAGGAACTCGACGAGTGCGACGTACCCAAGCCCCTCCAGGGCGCGGGCATCGCCCTGCTGGTCGCCGGCATCCTCGCCATGGCCTTCATGGGCTTTACGGGCGTCGACCGCGGCCTTGCCAACCTCTTGTTCTCTTCGGGAGCCTGA
- the rsxE gene encoding electron transport complex subunit RsxE, which translates to MSQDGPTALERFVNGILPENPVYRQLLGMCPTLAVTNGMQAAMTMAGATTFVLIMANVITSLIRGLLKPHLRILVFTLTIATFVTIADRFLAAYMYQMSKELGPYIPLIIVNCIIISRCEICAQKQNVFTALSDAVGMGLGFTVALASIATVRELLGSGSWFGFHVLPASWPDWVLMVLPPGAFLTLGCLLGLVNWLSARRAENAKSANTAAHDTIKETA; encoded by the coding sequence ATGAGCCAGGATGGGCCGACCGCCCTCGAACGCTTCGTCAACGGCATCCTGCCTGAAAACCCGGTCTACCGGCAGCTTCTCGGCATGTGCCCGACGTTGGCGGTGACCAACGGCATGCAGGCGGCGATGACCATGGCGGGAGCCACCACATTCGTGCTGATCATGGCCAACGTGATCACCAGCCTGATCCGGGGCCTGCTCAAACCCCACCTGCGGATCCTGGTCTTCACGCTGACCATCGCCACCTTCGTCACCATCGCCGACCGCTTCCTGGCCGCCTACATGTACCAGATGAGCAAGGAACTCGGCCCCTACATTCCTCTGATCATCGTCAACTGCATCATCATCTCGCGCTGTGAGATCTGCGCCCAGAAGCAGAACGTCTTCACCGCCCTCTCCGATGCCGTCGGCATGGGCCTGGGCTTCACCGTGGCCCTGGCCAGCATCGCCACGGTGCGCGAGCTGCTCGGCTCGGGGAGTTGGTTCGGCTTCCACGTACTGCCGGCCTCCTGGCCCGACTGGGTGCTGATGGTCCTGCCCCCCGGCGCCTTCCTCACCCTCGGCTGCCTGCTCGGCCTGGTCAACTGGCTCAGCGCCCGACGGGCCGAGAACGCCAAGAGCGCGAACACCGCCGCTCACGACACCATCAAGGAGACCGCCTGA
- a CDS encoding FMN-binding protein: protein MGKGYITTAWLVLVLALVFGASLAGMELVVAERIAHNKLEETLSQVPRLVPGATRGEPYDMDGRTVYRALGDSDTLGWVVPARATGFADQVEVLVGVDAEVKTITGIYVLSQKETPGLGAKITGDEFQNRFKGKDALVPLEVVKGAAEPGPHQIKAITGATISSVTVADLVNRTVTEVRGPLKAAAGR from the coding sequence ATGGGCAAGGGATACATCACTACCGCCTGGCTCGTGCTGGTGCTGGCCCTGGTCTTCGGCGCCAGCCTGGCGGGCATGGAGCTCGTGGTGGCCGAACGCATCGCCCACAACAAGCTCGAGGAAACCCTCTCCCAGGTGCCGCGCCTGGTTCCCGGTGCGACCCGGGGTGAACCCTACGACATGGACGGCCGCACGGTCTACCGGGCGCTGGGAGACAGCGACACCCTGGGTTGGGTGGTCCCGGCCCGGGCAACGGGCTTTGCCGATCAGGTGGAGGTGCTGGTGGGCGTCGATGCCGAGGTGAAGACCATCACCGGCATCTACGTCCTCTCTCAGAAAGAAACTCCCGGTCTCGGCGCCAAGATCACGGGCGACGAGTTCCAGAACCGGTTCAAGGGCAAGGACGCCCTGGTGCCCCTTGAAGTCGTCAAGGGCGCCGCCGAGCCCGGTCCCCACCAGATCAAGGCCATCACCGGCGCGACGATCTCGTCGGTCACCGTCGCCGACCTGGTCAACCGTACCGTGACCGAAGTGCGCGGGCCGCTGAAGGCCGCCGCGGGGAGGTAA
- a CDS encoding RnfABCDGE type electron transport complex subunit D: protein MSESSPALRVAPSPHLAQGSFTTRRMMIDVLIALAPVIAVALWVFRWYAVKQVGLSVLACLAFEALFTSWRGRRPTLGDASAAVTGLILGLSLPWSAPWYVSVIASMVAVGIGKIVFGGLGQNLFNPAMVGRAFVMICFPAALGAAAYTVAGAGLEVITQATPLTAAKQLGEATGFTALALGTANGSLGETSALACLIGGLYLCLRRTASWEIPLGTLASVGVIASIAWWIAPGALTHPLHHLLGGALLFGAFFIATDPVTSPLTGRGKLIFGAGLGALVMLIRLASGYPEGVMFAVLLMNAVVPLINRWTIPEPVGGPVPAR from the coding sequence ATGAGCGAATCCTCTCCCGCCCTGCGCGTCGCCCCCTCGCCTCACCTGGCCCAGGGCTCGTTCACCACGCGGCGCATGATGATCGACGTGCTGATCGCCCTGGCCCCGGTGATCGCCGTGGCCCTCTGGGTCTTCCGCTGGTATGCCGTCAAGCAGGTGGGCCTGAGCGTGCTGGCCTGCCTGGCCTTCGAGGCGCTGTTCACCTCCTGGCGGGGCCGGCGCCCCACCCTGGGCGACGCCTCGGCCGCGGTCACCGGCCTGATCCTCGGGCTCTCCCTGCCCTGGAGCGCCCCGTGGTACGTCAGCGTGATCGCCTCGATGGTGGCCGTCGGCATCGGCAAGATCGTCTTCGGCGGACTGGGCCAGAACCTCTTCAACCCGGCGATGGTGGGCCGGGCCTTCGTGATGATCTGCTTTCCCGCCGCCCTGGGGGCGGCGGCCTACACCGTCGCCGGCGCCGGTCTCGAGGTGATCACCCAGGCCACGCCCCTGACCGCCGCCAAGCAACTCGGCGAGGCCACCGGCTTCACCGCCCTGGCCCTGGGCACGGCCAACGGCTCGCTGGGTGAGACCAGCGCCCTGGCCTGCCTGATCGGCGGGCTCTACCTCTGCCTGCGGCGCACCGCGTCGTGGGAGATTCCGCTGGGCACCCTGGCCTCGGTGGGAGTCATCGCGTCCATCGCCTGGTGGATTGCTCCCGGCGCCCTGACCCACCCCCTCCATCACCTGCTCGGCGGCGCGCTGCTCTTCGGCGCCTTCTTCATCGCCACCGACCCGGTGACCAGCCCCCTCACTGGCCGGGGCAAGCTGATCTTCGGCGCGGGACTCGGAGCGCTGGTGATGCTGATCCGCCTGGCCAGCGGCTATCCCGAGGGCGTGATGTTCGCCGTGCTGCTGATGAACGCCGTGGTGCCGCTGATCAACCGCTGGACCATCCCCGAGCCGGTGGGCGGCCCCGTGCCGGCCCGCTGA
- the rsxC gene encoding electron transport complex subunit RsxC — protein sequence MSAMASPAAGRGTFPRGIHPPECKQLSDKVQIEVLPTPKQVKIPLLQHTGAPNEAVVKPRTEVALGDLLGSSEAFVSAPVHASIAGKTAKVSVATLPNGRHVPAIPVKAAGDQLEGEALREEIFGGPWPKDVAGHDPGAIVDAARQAGLVGLGGAAFPTHVKLKRNADKPIDTLLVNGCECEPYLNADNRLMVEAADAVVTGALLAGRACGADQVLLAIEDNKPEAIAAARTAAEGTRARVVEVRTKYPQGGEKQLILSALARIVPTGGLPLDVGVVVMNVGTAAALARAVLRGRPLTHRVVSVTGRGITRPTNILAPIGASYAELIDFAGGLRPDAGRVIAGGPMMGFALGNLDTPVTKGTSGIVVLTEEEVRRREETSCVRCGRCVDVCPLHLVPTKIALACRHKNWEVARRYHMTACMECGCCAYACPAGIPLVQLIRMGKATAPRS from the coding sequence ATGAGCGCGATGGCGAGCCCTGCCGCGGGCCGAGGCACCTTTCCCCGCGGGATCCATCCCCCGGAGTGCAAGCAACTCTCGGACAAGGTGCAGATCGAGGTCCTGCCCACACCCAAGCAGGTGAAGATTCCCCTCCTCCAGCACACGGGCGCTCCCAACGAGGCGGTGGTCAAGCCCCGTACCGAAGTCGCCCTGGGCGATCTGCTGGGTAGCAGCGAGGCCTTCGTCTCGGCGCCGGTCCACGCCTCGATCGCCGGTAAGACCGCCAAGGTCTCCGTGGCCACCCTGCCCAACGGCCGCCACGTGCCGGCCATCCCGGTCAAGGCGGCCGGGGACCAGCTCGAGGGCGAGGCCCTGCGGGAGGAGATCTTCGGCGGTCCCTGGCCGAAAGACGTCGCCGGACACGATCCCGGGGCCATTGTCGACGCCGCCCGCCAGGCGGGCCTGGTGGGCCTGGGAGGGGCCGCCTTCCCGACCCATGTCAAGCTCAAGCGCAACGCCGACAAGCCCATCGACACCCTGCTGGTCAACGGCTGCGAGTGCGAGCCCTACCTCAACGCCGACAATCGCCTGATGGTCGAGGCGGCCGACGCCGTGGTCACCGGGGCCCTGCTGGCCGGCCGGGCCTGCGGCGCCGACCAGGTGCTGCTGGCCATCGAGGACAACAAGCCCGAGGCCATCGCCGCGGCCCGCACGGCAGCCGAAGGAACCCGGGCGCGGGTGGTCGAGGTGCGCACCAAGTACCCCCAGGGTGGCGAAAAGCAGCTCATTCTCTCCGCCCTGGCCCGGATCGTCCCCACCGGCGGGCTGCCCCTGGACGTGGGCGTGGTGGTGATGAACGTGGGCACCGCGGCGGCCCTGGCCCGCGCCGTGCTGCGGGGCCGCCCCCTGACCCACCGGGTGGTCAGCGTCACCGGCCGCGGCATCACGCGCCCGACCAACATCCTCGCCCCCATCGGCGCGAGCTACGCCGAGTTGATCGACTTCGCCGGTGGCCTGCGTCCCGACGCGGGGCGGGTGATCGCCGGCGGACCGATGATGGGTTTCGCCCTGGGCAACCTGGACACGCCGGTGACCAAGGGCACCAGCGGCATCGTGGTGCTCACCGAAGAAGAGGTTCGCCGGCGGGAAGAGACATCCTGCGTCCGCTGCGGGCGCTGCGTGGACGTCTGCCCGCTGCACCTGGTCCCGACCAAGATCGCCCTGGCCTGCCGCCACAAGAACTGGGAGGTGGCCCGGCGCTATCACATGACTGCCTGTATGGAATGCGGCTGCTGCGCCTATGCCTGCCCGGCGGGCATTCCGCTGGTGCAGTTGATCCGCATGGGCAAGGCTACCGCCCCCCGGAGCTGA
- the map gene encoding type I methionyl aminopeptidase encodes MRLPVLSADEIVKMRASCRLAARVLEFIGPHVVPGVTTDELDRLCHDFIVDHGAYPSPLNYKGFPRSICTSVNEVVCHGIPGSRRLKEGDIINIDVTVHLDGFHGDTSEMFLVGKVKPEARKLVDVTRHSLALGIGQVRPGGHIGDIGAAIEAYAAGRHGYGIVTQFCGHGIGRKFHMPPQVSHAARAGTGPVMRPGNAFTIEPMINQGTARCEILRDGWTAVTADRKLSAQAEHTVLVTPDGVEILTRRPT; translated from the coding sequence ATGCGACTGCCCGTTCTCAGCGCGGATGAAATCGTCAAGATGCGGGCGAGCTGCCGGCTCGCCGCCCGGGTGCTGGAGTTCATCGGCCCCCACGTGGTGCCCGGTGTGACCACCGACGAGTTGGACCGACTCTGCCACGACTTCATCGTCGATCATGGAGCCTATCCTTCCCCCCTCAACTACAAGGGCTTTCCCCGCTCCATCTGCACGTCGGTCAACGAGGTGGTCTGCCACGGCATCCCCGGTTCCCGGCGACTGAAGGAAGGGGACATCATCAACATCGATGTGACCGTCCACCTGGACGGCTTCCACGGCGACACCTCCGAGATGTTCCTCGTCGGCAAGGTCAAGCCCGAGGCCCGCAAGCTGGTGGACGTCACCCGCCACAGCCTTGCGCTGGGCATCGGGCAGGTCCGGCCCGGAGGCCACATCGGCGACATCGGCGCGGCGATCGAGGCCTACGCGGCCGGTCGCCACGGCTACGGCATCGTCACCCAGTTTTGCGGCCACGGTATCGGGCGCAAGTTCCACATGCCGCCCCAGGTCTCCCACGCCGCCCGGGCGGGCACCGGACCGGTGATGCGGCCCGGCAACGCCTTCACCATCGAGCCGATGATCAACCAGGGCACGGCCCGCTGCGAGATCCTGCGCGACGGCTGGACCGCGGTGACCGCCGACCGCAAGCTCAGCGCCCAGGCCGAGCACACCGTGCTGGTCACCCCTGACGGCGTCGAGATCCTCACGCGCCGCCCCACCTGA
- a CDS encoding RNA polymerase sigma factor: protein MTGPVVAPVAWDPGRTADTADRLMARVAAGDREAFAELVETHKDDLVAYLYRLSGHRQTAEDLAQETFLRLYRAAGRYRARGMFRAYLYRIATHLVRSAERRGRLLRFVPLAAASAARSPLPGPEVQAEKGQALSRVARALADLPLKYRAPLVLRAVEGWSIEEIGQALSLPAGTVKSRISRARRRLRERLENEADPGREPR from the coding sequence ATGACGGGTCCAGTCGTGGCGCCGGTCGCCTGGGATCCCGGCCGGACGGCCGATACCGCGGATCGGCTGATGGCGCGGGTGGCCGCCGGAGACCGGGAGGCCTTTGCCGAGCTGGTGGAAACACACAAGGACGACCTGGTGGCCTATCTCTATCGCCTCAGCGGTCACCGGCAGACCGCCGAAGACCTGGCCCAGGAAACCTTTCTCCGCCTCTACCGCGCCGCGGGGCGTTACCGGGCCCGGGGGATGTTCCGGGCCTACCTGTATCGCATCGCCACCCATCTCGTGCGCAGTGCCGAACGCCGGGGGCGGCTGCTGCGCTTCGTCCCCCTGGCGGCCGCATCGGCGGCCCGCTCGCCGCTGCCCGGGCCGGAGGTCCAGGCGGAAAAGGGCCAGGCCCTCTCCCGGGTCGCCAGGGCCCTGGCCGACCTGCCGCTCAAGTACCGGGCTCCCCTGGTGCTGCGGGCGGTGGAAGGCTGGAGCATCGAAGAGATCGGCCAGGCCCTCTCGCTGCCTGCGGGAACGGTCAAATCGCGGATCTCCCGCGCGCGCCGCCGCCTGCGGGAGAGGCTCGAAAACGAAGCAGACCCGGGCAGGGAACCACGATGA